A stretch of Fusobacterium periodonticum ATCC 33693 DNA encodes these proteins:
- a CDS encoding ABC transporter ATP-binding protein: MLEIKDLTIQYGEKNAVVENFSLTMQKGEIISIVGESGSGKSTVLRSIIGGLLGQGKIISGDIIFNGKSLLNLSNNEWRELRGTVISMISQDCGATLNPIRKIGSQYIEYINAHTNLNKTEAENKALFMLEKVRLPEVKNIMNSYPYELSGGMKQRVGIAMALTFQPELVLADEPTSALDVTTQAQIVKQMMELRDEFNTGIIIVTHNMGVAAYMADKIVVMQNGVVVDSGTREEVINNPKSDYTKKLLKAIPEMDGERFV, translated from the coding sequence ATGTTAGAAATTAAAGATTTAACGATACAATATGGAGAAAAAAATGCTGTTGTTGAAAATTTTTCTCTAACTATGCAAAAAGGGGAGATTATAAGTATTGTTGGAGAATCTGGAAGTGGTAAATCTACTGTTCTTCGTTCAATAATAGGTGGACTATTAGGACAGGGGAAGATTATTTCTGGAGATATAATTTTCAATGGAAAATCACTGTTAAATCTTTCAAATAATGAGTGGAGAGAACTAAGAGGAACAGTTATATCTATGATTTCTCAAGATTGTGGTGCAACTCTGAACCCTATCAGAAAAATAGGTTCTCAATATATTGAATATATAAATGCTCATACTAATCTAAATAAAACTGAGGCAGAAAATAAGGCTCTTTTTATGCTAGAAAAAGTTCGTTTACCAGAAGTAAAAAATATTATGAATAGTTACCCTTATGAACTCTCTGGAGGTATGAAACAGAGAGTTGGGATTGCTATGGCTCTCACTTTTCAGCCAGAACTTGTTTTAGCAGATGAGCCTACATCTGCCTTAGATGTTACAACACAAGCTCAAATTGTTAAACAAATGATGGAATTAAGAGATGAATTTAACACTGGTATAATTATAGTTACTCATAATATGGGGGTTGCTGCATATATGGCAGATAAAATTGTAGTTATGCAAAATGGTGTGGTTGTTGATAGTGGTACAAGAGAAGAAGTTATAAATAATCCTAAGAGTGATTACACAAAAAAATTGCTTAAAGCAATTCCTGAAATGGATGGTGAGAGATTTGTCTAA
- a CDS encoding ABC transporter substrate-binding protein: protein MKFFKKKSFTFLMTILMMFTLVACGGDKKETTSTSTNENGELVIGVTSFADTLEPTEQYFSWVITRYGVGENLVRFDEHGELQASLAEDWKVSDDKLTWEFKIRDGVKFSNGNPLTAEAVKSSLERTFRKSKRAEGFFKPASIVADGQTLKISTEKPVAILPQCLADPLFLILDTSDNVEEYTTNAPICTGPYVFKEFVPTEYAVVERNENYWDGKPGLAKVTFKCINDQSTRSLSLKTGEIGVAYNLKIENKADFEGQDDINIQELKSLRSTYAFMNQNGVLKDISLRQALIRALDKKAYTENLLGGAATPGKAPIPPTLDFGFDKLVDENAYNPESSKEILAKAGYKDVDGDGFVEKPDGSKLELNFVIYTSREELKVYAQAAQANLKDVGINVNLKTVSYETLLDMRDSGNFDLLIWNVLAANTGDPEKYLYENWDSRSASNQAGYKNEKVDELLDKLNVEFDPEKRKDLAIEIQQLIMNDAATVFFGYETTFLYSNKKVQNVKMFPMDYYWLTKDVTVIE from the coding sequence AGAAACAACTTCTACTTCTACAAATGAAAATGGAGAATTAGTCATAGGAGTTACAAGTTTTGCTGATACTCTTGAACCTACTGAACAATATTTTAGTTGGGTTATAACTCGTTATGGTGTTGGAGAAAACCTAGTTCGTTTTGATGAACATGGTGAATTACAAGCTTCACTTGCTGAAGATTGGAAAGTTAGTGATGATAAATTAACTTGGGAATTTAAAATTAGAGATGGAGTGAAATTCTCTAATGGTAATCCTTTAACAGCAGAAGCAGTAAAATCTTCTCTTGAAAGAACTTTTAGAAAAAGTAAAAGAGCTGAAGGATTCTTTAAGCCTGCTTCAATAGTTGCAGATGGGCAAACTTTAAAAATATCTACTGAAAAACCAGTTGCTATTTTACCCCAATGTTTAGCAGATCCTCTATTCTTAATATTAGATACTTCTGATAATGTTGAAGAATATACAACAAATGCTCCTATCTGTACAGGACCTTATGTCTTTAAAGAATTTGTTCCTACTGAATATGCAGTAGTTGAAAGAAATGAGAATTATTGGGATGGAAAACCTGGACTTGCAAAAGTTACTTTTAAATGTATCAATGACCAAAGTACTCGTTCTTTATCTTTAAAAACAGGAGAAATTGGTGTTGCTTACAATTTGAAAATTGAAAATAAGGCTGATTTTGAAGGACAAGATGATATTAATATTCAAGAATTAAAATCACTTAGATCTACTTATGCTTTTATGAATCAAAATGGAGTTTTAAAAGATATTTCTCTTCGTCAAGCATTAATTAGAGCTTTAGATAAAAAAGCATATACTGAAAATTTATTAGGTGGAGCTGCTACTCCTGGTAAAGCACCCATTCCTCCTACATTAGACTTTGGATTTGATAAACTTGTTGATGAAAATGCTTACAATCCTGAAAGCTCAAAAGAAATCTTAGCTAAAGCAGGATATAAAGATGTAGATGGTGATGGATTTGTTGAAAAACCAGATGGTTCAAAACTTGAATTAAACTTTGTTATCTATACAAGTAGAGAAGAATTAAAAGTTTATGCACAAGCTGCACAAGCTAACTTAAAAGATGTTGGAATTAATGTTAATTTAAAAACTGTTAGCTATGAAACTCTTTTAGATATGAGAGATTCTGGAAACTTTGATTTATTAATTTGGAATGTACTTGCTGCTAATACAGGAGATCCTGAAAAATACCTATATGAAAACTGGGATAGTAGATCTGCATCTAACCAAGCAGGATACAAAAATGAAAAAGTTGATGAATTACTAGATAAATTAAATGTAGAATTTGATCCAGAAAAGAGAAAAGATTTAGCAATTGAAATTCAACAATTAATAATGAATGATGCTGCAACAGTATTCTTTGGATATGAAACTACTTTCCTATACTCAAATAAAAAAGTACAAAATGTAAAAATGTTCCCAATGGATTACTATTGGTTAACAAAAGATGTTACAGTTATTGAATAA